In Pasteurella dagmatis, the sequence TACGTGAACGTAAAGAAGATTTACCTGATTTAGTTCAAATTTTTGTTAAGCAAATTAGCAAAGAATTAGGGATCTCTGAACCGCACTTTGATGCACAATTCCTTCAATATTTGCAGAACCATTTGTGGAAGGGGAATGTTCGAGAGCTTTATAATGCCTTGTATCGTGCTTGCTCATTAGCCGAAAATCATCAGCTTACGATTGCTGGATTAAATTTAAATACACACGAAAATATGCCTGTGACATTAGAGCAATTTGGCGATGAAACGCTCGAAGAAATTATGCAAAAATTTGAGTCCGCAGTGTTACGAAAATTTTATGAGCAGTACCCTAGCACAAGAAAATTGGCGACTCGTTTAGGCGTATCTCACACGGCTATTGCAAATAAATTACGCCAATACGGTATCAGTAAATAAAGTATAGTCAATAAAAAGAAAGGCAACTTTATAGAGTTGCCTTTTTTGAGTAATTAGTTTATTGATGCCAGTTCTGGAAATTGTTTAACCAATTTTAACCATTCCACTTTATCAATTTGAATTTCTAATAAAAACTCACCTTGTTCGTTGATATCTTCTTTACGAATGCAATCTAGTTGATACAAATAGTGACGAAGTTTGCCTGCATAAGTGGCTAATGTGAGCGATAAGCTAAGAATTTCATTTTTTAAACGTTGGCGAATTGCATCAAACAAAAGATCAATCCCTTTGCCAGAAGATGCCGAAATATAGACGGCATTTGGTTTATTTTCTTCATCATATTCAATGTGGGGTTCAACACCTTCTAATTGATCGATTTTGTTATAAACAAGTAATATTGGAATCTCATTTGCTTTGATTTCAACTAATACTTCATCAACGGCAGCGATATTTTCTAATTTACGAGGTTCAGCACAGTCAATGACATGTAGCAGCAAAGAAGCTTCGGTGGTTTCTTGTAATGTTGATTTGAATGCAGAAACTAAGTCATGGGGTAAATGACGGATAAAACCAACAGTATCAGCTAAAATAGTAGTACCTACATCTTGTAATTGCAAACGTCGTAGCGTTGGATCAAGGGTTGCAAAAAGTTGATCTGCCGCATAAACATTTGCTTGTGTGATTGCATTGAATAACGTGGATTTCCCTGCATTGGTATAGCCAACTAGTGAAATTGTTGGAATATCGGCTTTTTGGCGTGTTTGGCGGTTTTGGTTACGTTGTTTTTCAACTTTTGCTAAACGAGCTTGTAACTGTGCTATACGCACTTTAATTAAGCGACGGTCTGTTTCTAATTGGGTTTCGCCAGGACCACGTAAGCCCACCGCACCTTTTTGTTGATCTAATCCTGTTTTACGTCGGACTAAACGCGTTGATAAATGTTTTAATTGTGCTAACTCAACTTGCAATTTACCTTCATGAGAACGAGCACGTTGAGCAAAAATATCTAGAATTACTCCTGTTCTATCAACAACTCGACATTGACAAAGGCTTTCTAAGTTCCTCGTTTGTGCAGGAGTTAAACTATGATTTACTAGTATTACATTGGCATTGTGCAGTTTAACTGTATCAGCAATTTCATCTGCTTTACCTTGTCCAACAAAATATTTTGCTTGTGGTGTGGCGCGTGAAGTAGTGATGATAGAGACAATTTCAACTTGAGCAGATTCGGCGAGCAATTCAAATTCTGCTAAATCATCCTTATTTCGATTCTGTGACAGAAAACAATGAACAATAATGGCCTTATCAGCAGATGTTGAATCAGGGGAAGATGAAGTTTCAGATAAAAGTGCGGTGGATTCTTCATCAAAATCCACCGCACTTGGAATTGTGTTATTTAACATTCATTCAACTTCAATTATTCAGATTGTTCTTTCACATCAGTTTGCTGATCTTGCGCTTGCTGGCTGTGGTGTTGATTTGAATTGTTATTATGGTGAGATACAGAACGCGCTGGCACAACTGTTGAAATTGCGTGTTTATATACCATTTGGTTTACTGTGTTTTTCAGTAAAATTACGAATTGATCGAAAGACTCAATTTGACCTTGTAATTTAATACCGTTCACTAAATAAATTGATACAGGAATGCGTTCACGACGTAATGCGTTTAAATAAGGATCTTGTAAAGATTGTCCTTTTGCCATTTTTTGTTCCTTCCTCTAAGAAATAAAAACGAATATAAATAAATTCAATACAGAAGTCTGTATTTCCTCCAATCGACAATATAACAATAAATTAATTTAATGTCATTAGCCAAGTCAAATTATTTTTAAGGTTGTGAATTTTCTCGTTCTTTTACAGCAGAAAGAACTTTTTGTTTTGCCTTTTCAGGAGCTAAGCTGTCTAACCATTCAATAGGATATTTCCAACCTCGTAGCCAAGTAATTTGACGCTTTGCAAGCTGTCTTGTTGCACAAATTCCTCGAAAAATCATTTCTTCGTAATCATAATCCCCACGTAAATATTCCCACATTTGACGATAACCTACACAGCGGATAGAAGGCAAATCTGGGTGAAGATCAGGGCGTTGATATAGCTTTTCAACTTCTTGTTGAAAACCTAGTTCGATCATTTTATGGAAGCGCAAAGCAATACGGTCATGTAAGACGTAGCGATCTTTTGGAGTGATTGCAAATTGAATAATCTCATAAGGTAAGCTTTCGCCTTTTTGTTCAGTGAGCTCAGTTAATGATTTGCCGGTTAAATAAAAAACCTCTAATGCACGATTAATACGTTGTGAATCATTTTGATTGATTCGCTGTGCTGAAATGGGATCAATCATTGCTAACTCTTGGTGTAATGTAGCCCAGCCAAGTTTTGCCGCTTTTTCTTCAATTTCTGACCTCACTTTTTCGTTGGCAGAAGGTAAAGGAGAAAGTCCTTCAATTAAGGCTTTGTAATACAGCATTGTACCTCCCACTAACAGAGGGATTTTTCCTTGCGCAGTAATATCTTGCATTTCACGTAGTGCATCAGTACGAAAGTTAGCAGCAGAGTAGCTTTCAGCAGGATCGCAAATATCAATTAAACGATGTGGTGCCAATGCTAATTCTTCTGCACTTGGCTTTGCTGTACCAATATCCATTCCTTTGTAAATTAAAGCAGAATCGACACTAATCACTTCCACGGGAAGTTCTTGGTATAGTTGAATTGCTAAATCTGTTTTCCCAGAGGCAGTTGGCCCCATTAAAAAAATAGCTAATGGTTTTTTTGACATAGAATTCTCTTATATTTGAGCTAAATAATGTTGCCAATCAATAGGTATTAATAGCGATTGCAAATGTTCTGTTTGTTTTGAGCTTAATCGTTGTTCGGTTGATGTAAGTAATGTTACAGCATCAGCAAAGACATTGATTTCAGGTAACTGAAGAGACTGACAAAGAGCGGTCAAAAAATGAGAAAATTCTTCACTTGGTGTTGCAAGAAGTGAAAGCACACATTGTTGTAAGTTTTGCTGGCGTAAGCAGCTTGGTACTTTATTGAGTGTCAGGCGTTTTTGTTGTGGATTTTCGACAAATTCAAATCCTACTTGAGTGAAGAAATCCTGTTGCTGTTGCCAATGTGCGAATTCTTTGTCATTTAATCGAAAAATGACAGGGATTAATAAAGGTTGTTGCAACACGGGTGGTTCTTGCAAGGTCAGTTTGATATTTAGATGTTGCAGTTTTTGAACGGGTAATAAATAGAAGTGTTGCTGTTGTTGCAATAATAATGCTCTGTTCTCAACCAACGCCAATGTACGTAAGAAAGCATTTTGATTGAATAAAATTGGTGATGTTTGTGCAGTTACATTGCTGACACTTATATTCACAACAGTAGTTTGGTTAGTGGAAATTAAATTAGATTTTTCTTCTTCTGTTTTTGCATATAATGAGGTTGCGTGAGTATAAACTGGCTTTTCAGTTTTTTCTGTATTCAATAACTCATCATATGCCTGGAGTTCTTGCTTTGTTGGTTGCAGGTGTTGCCATTGCTGAGCAAAGTGCGGTCGATTTTCTGTAAATTTTGACGATATATTATTTTTGTAACTGTGATTACTTGAGGTTGCAAAAACATTTTGCCCCGCAGCTGCACGATTAGGTTTAATTGAACTGGCCACCTGCCAACTTGGAGCTGGTTCTTGAATTGTGTCGTGGAAAGTCAGGTTAGCCTGTTCAGAAGCTAAAGCATTGCTGATTCCCTGACAAATAAAATCGTGTATTAAACGTTGTTGGTGGAAACGCACTTCGTGTTTGGTCGGATGTACATTCACATCCACATCATTTGGATTTAAATCCAAGAACAATACGAAGGCAGGGTATTGATCGTTATGCAAATGTTCTGAGTAGGCTTGGCGAATAGCGTGATTAATCACTTTATCACGCACCATTCGACCATTAATATAGCAATAATTTAAGTCATTTTGTGTGCGAGAAAAGTGTGGTAATGCTACCCAACCTGATAAATGCAAATCGTCGTGCCTCCACTCAATTTGTAGTGCATTTTGTACGAAATCCTCACCACAAATAGCGGATATGCGTTTTAATTTTTGTGTATCATTGACCGCACTTTTATAGTGGCGGATAGTTTTGCCATTGTGTGTTAAGATAAATTGAATATGACTTTTAGCGAGCGCAATGCGGCGAATGACTTCATCAATATGTGCAAATTCTGTTTTATCGGTGCGTAAAAATTTACGTCGAGCGGGTGTATTAAAAAACAGATTAGCTACTTCAACCGTAGTGCCAACAGGGTGTGAGGCAGGCACAATTGTGGTGTCCATATCACGTCCTTGGGCATAGACTTGCCAAGCCTCGTTTTGGTCAGTAGTACGAGAGGTGAGTGTTAAACGGGATACCGAGCTAATACTTGCCAGAGCTTCACCACGAAAACCTAAGCTCAAAATACAATCTAGATCATCTAAACAACTGATCTTGCTGGTAGCGTGGCGTGCTAATGCTAAGCTTAATTCCGTTTTGGGAATACCCACACCATTATCACGAATTCGAATTAGACCACTTCCACCTTGCTCAATATCAATTTGAATACGTGTAGCACCCGCATCAAGGCTATTTTCAACTAATTCCTTGACCACAGACGCAGGGCGCTCAACCACCTCGCCAGCGGCAATTTGGTTTGCAAGTTGTGGTGGCAAAACTCGAATTGGCATAGATTGTTATTCTCTTAATTTAATATTCTGTCCAGTGAGGACTTTTCCATTTTTTAACTTTGGATTTAATGCTAATAATTTTGCTGGTGGAATTTGGTAATCTCTCGCAATCGAATAGAGTGTTTGCCCTGCTTTTACTCGATGATATTTTGGAATATCCGTTTTCTGCTCATTTACTTTATCGTTATGCTTATTATTAGTTTTGTTCTCTTTTGTTTTATTCGCTTGTGTTTTGGTTGGTTGTTCTGTTTTTGTTGTATTTTTTTCAGTTTTATTTGCTGCCTTTTCGGTTTTCACTTCACCAGGTATTTTTAAGGTTTCTCCAATCCAAAGTTCCCGACGTTTTAATTTGTTCAAACTTTGAATATCATTTGCTTTCACATTATATTTTTTTGCAACACCATTCAGTGTTTCGCCCGATTTTACTTTATGACGAACGCCACTGTCTTGAATCGTTGATTTATCTTGATGTGTAATCTCTCTTTCTTTTGATGTATTTTTAATAGGTTGTGGTACATTTTTACGTCGATATTCCACTAAACTCTCATAAATCATATATGCCACTTTTTTGCGATAAGCGATCGTGCTGAGTTTTTTCTCTTCTTCTGGATTTGAGAGGAAGCCTGTTTCTACTAGAATGGAAGGAATATCAGGTGAACGTAATACACCTAAACTGGCGTGTTGTGGTGTGCTGCGGTTAAGCGTTGTGATTTTTGCGAAATGTTTTAACACAATTGAGCCTAATTCATAACCCACGCGTTGGCTGTGTCCGAATTGTAGATCTAATACAGTTTGGTCTAAATATTTATCATTATGCGTGGATAATACCGTACCCGCACCACCTAATAATTCAGAACGTTTTTCATGATCTTCTAGCCATTGCCCCATTTCACTGTTAGCACGACGATTTGATAAAACCCAAACAGATGCACCACGTAAATTGGCAGACAAGTTAGAGTCTGCGTGAATAGATACTAAAAAGTTGGCTTTTTGTTTCCGAGCAATTTCTGAACGTTTAGGAACAGAAATAAAGTAATCACTTTTACGTGTTAACACACCCTTAAAGTTAGGATCTTTGTCTAATAGTAGTTTTAATTCTCTTGCGATGGAAAGAGTGACATTTTTTTCATACATTTTGAGGTTGCGACTGATTGCGCCAGGGTCTGTGCCACCATGACCGGGATCAATAGCAATCGTCCAAACTGTATTTGCATAAGCAAAATTGACAAAGCAAAGTAAAAATGCAAAACAAAGAGAAATAAAATTAAGCTTTTTCATCGTGTTACAAAGTATTTTGAAGTTTGTGTTGCTGTAATGTTTTGATTATCTGCTCACCTTGTATGCTTTGTGCAATAAGTGAGATATTACGTGCATTGTCTGCATAGGCAATATTGATAATAATATCAGGTTCTGCAAGCAACCCTTTACCTTTTTCAGACCACTCGATCAAGCATAGACAATTTTGATTGAAATAGTCGCGAATTCCCATAAATTCGAGTTCTTCAGGATCGCTTAAACGGTATAAGTCAAAGTGATAAACAGTTTTTTGTGGTAAGTGATATTCTTCAACCAAAGTATAAGTTGGGCTTTTCACATTACCTTGATGACCTAAAGCTTGAATAATTCCGCGACTTAATGTGGTTTTTCCTGCGCCTAAATCACCATTGAGATAAAAAGTAATTGCATTAGAAGAAGGAAGTTTACAGATTGCATTTACTAAATCTGCACCAAAAGCACACATTGCGGTTTCATCGGGAATATATTGTGTATAGTGAGATAAGTCAGTCATTCGTTTACCAATTTTATACTTAAAGAGAACAGTTAAAATAGTTGGAAATTGTACCGCACTTTTATGGGATTACATAGTAGATAGCACAAGTTTATTCATTGAATAATGCAACAAATTGATAATTATTCAGTGATATAAATACAAAAGAAAATTTGGAGCGGGAAACGAGGCTCGAACTCGCGACCCCAACCTTGGCAAGGTTGTGCTCTACCAACTGAGCTATTCCCGCATTGAAGGTGGTATTGAGATGATGTGTGATTGGAGCGGGAAACGAGGCTCGAACTCGCGACCCCAACCTTGGCAAGGTTGTGCTCTACCAACTGAGCTATTCCCGCATTCACATAATCAGCACTGTTTAACAGCGATAGGGCGGTATTATACGAAAAAATTTATTGTGTGCAAGCCCAAAATGCGAAAAAAAGTGAGCTTGCCGATATATTCAACAGTTTGGGTATTTATTGATCTTTTAAGTTGATAAAATACTCACGGTAGTAGGCAAGCTCTGCTATAGACTCACGAATGTCATCTAATGCAAGATGTGTATTTTTCTTTTGAAACCCTTTGAGTACCTCAGGCTTCCAACGGCTGGCTAGTTCTTTTAAGGTACTCACATCTAAGTGACGATAGTGAAAATAATCTGCCAATTCGGGCATATATTTGAATAAAAAGCGTTTATCTTGCGACACACTGTTACCACAGATTGGTGATACACCTTTTGGTACCCATTTTTTTAAGAAGTCGATGGTTTGCAATTCTGCAGCACGTTCTGTTAATTTGCTGTTTTTCACTCGCTCAACTAAACCATTTTCAGTATGGGTTTTAGTACACCACTCACTCATTTTACGCAATAATTCATCAGATTGATGCACTGCAAGCACAGGGCCTTCCGCTAAAATATTTAAATTTTTGTCCGTCACAATTGTGGCGATTTCAATAATGCGTTCTTTTTCAGGATCTAAGCCTGTCATTTCAAGGTCGATCCAAATGAGATTTTGTCTATCTAATTGCATAATGTTATCCTATGTAAATCATTTTTCGACATTTTAGCGGAAAATCTCGTAAAAAACGACCGCACTTTTGAAGGATAACCCATTGAGCAAACGTAAATTAACGCAAAATCAAAAACGCCGTATTCAATCTAATAATGAAAAAGCATTGCATCGTCATCAACGCCGTGAAAAGAAAGAAATCGAATGGCAAGATGATATGTTGGGCGAATCGCAAGATGGTATTGTTGTCACACGCTATTCGGTTCACGCAGATGTAGAAAATGCCCAAGGTGAGATTTTCCGTTGTAATTTACGCCGTACCCTATCAAGTTTAGTCGTAGGGGACCGTGTTGTTTGGCGACAAGGCAATCAACAATTACAAGGAGTGAGCGGTGTGATTGAGGCGATTAAACCACGCCAAAATGAAATCACACGCCCTGATTATTACGATGGTTTAAAAGTGATCGCTGCTAATATCGACCGTATTATTATTGTTTCTGCTGTTTTACCTACCTTATCTTTAAATATTATTGACCGCTATTTAGTTATTTGTGAAACGGCTAATATTCCAGCAGTGATTGTAGTTAATAAAGTGGATCTATTAACAGATGAAGCACGCAAAGAAGTCGAAGAACAACTCAAAATTTATGAAAAGATTGGTTATCAGACAATGATGATCTCTGCAATGAGTGGTGAAAACATGGAAAAATTGACCGCACTTTTCAATAATAGCACCTCGATTTTGGTGGGACAGTCTGGTGTAGGAAAGTCGAGTTTGATTAATCATATTTTACCTGAAGTTAATGCTCACGTTGGTGACATCAGCGAAAATTCTGGACTTGGGCAACATACCACAACGTCTTCTCGTTTATATCACCTTAATCAAGGTGGAAATCTGATTGATTCACCAGGAATTCGTGAGTTTGGATTATGGCATTTGGAGCAAGATCAAATCACAAAAGGCTACCGTGAGTTTCAGTATTTTTTAGGCACTTGCAAGTTCCGTGATTGTAAACATCTTAATGATCCAGGTTGTGCATTGAGAGAGGCAGTCGAGCAAGGAAAAATTCATTCGGTGCGTTTTGATAATTATCACCGCTTGATTGCAAGCTTAAATGAAACAAAATCACAGCGTTATTTTTCAATAGAATAAGTTCGTTAATTTAATGTTAACAGGGGATTAAAAAACACTCTTTTTGAGTATTTTTTTGTGATCTATCTCAAACTTTCATTTGTTTAAACTTGATTATTTATGTGCTTGCTTAGATACTACAGCAAGATTTATTTTTTATTGAAAAATAAATATAAGATAAATAAACAATCAGTCTAAATAATTCCAAATTTATACTGTACAAATATTCTGATTAATATGAGGAGAAAATCATGTACTCAAAAGACGTTGAAATTATTGCACCAAGTGGATTACATACCCGTCCGGCAGCGCAATTTGTTAAAGAAGCAAAAGCATTCGCCTCTGATATTACAGTGACTTCTGCGGGTAAAAGTGCAAGTGCTAAAAGTTTATTTAAATTACAAACATTAGCTTTAACACAAGGTACTGTGATTACAATTTCTGCGGAAGGCGAAGACGAGCAAAAAGCGGTTGATCATTTAGTAGCTCTTATCCCAACTTTAGAATAATTCCTATCTAGCCATTGGTAAGTAAGGTTGAGTGAAGCACTTAATTCTCTTTTCAATGGCTATGATGTTTCACTGTTAGATTATTATTTTCATTATTTCAGAAGGTTATCTATGATTTCAGGAATTCCAGCTTCACCAGGCATTGTTTTTGGTAAAGCATTAGTGCTCAAAGAAGAAAAAATTGTGCTTGATATGCAAAAAATCAGTGAAGATCAGATTGATGCTGAGATTGCACGTTTTTATCGAGGGCGTGAGGCCGCTATCGAACAATTGAACTCAATTCGTGATCGTGCATTTGCATCATTAGGCGAAGATAAGGCGGCGATTTTTGAAGGTCATTTAATGATCTTAGAAGACGAAGAACTAGAGGAAGAAATCCTAGATTATATGCGTTCAAATAAAGTGAATGCAGGTGTTGCAGCAAGTAAGATTATTGATCAACAAGTAGCAATGCTTTCTGAAATTGATGATGAATATTTAAGAGAGCGTGCGGGTGATATTCGTGATATCGGTAACCGTTTGATTAAAAATATTTTAGGTATGCATATTGTCGATTTAGGGGATATTAATGAAGAAGCAATTTTGGTTGCTTATGATTTAACTCCATCTGAAACGGCACAATTAAACCTAGATAAAGTATTGGGTTTTATTACCGATATCGGTGGTAGAACATCACATACTTCAATTATGGCTCGTTCATTAGAATTGCCTGCGATTGTGGGTACAAATAATGTGACAGAGCAAGTGAATACCGGCGATTACTTAATTCTTGATGCCGTGAATAATGTGGTTTATGTCAATCCAAAGCAAGAAGAAATTGATCGCTTAAAAGCTCAAGAACGAAAATTAGCTGAAGAAAAAGCAGAATTAGCAAAATTAAAAGATTTACCAGCGTTGACATTAGATGGTCATCGTGTTGACGTTGTAGCCAATATTGGTACGATTCGTGATGTTGAAGGCGCTGATCGTAATGGCGCGGAAGGTGTAGGCTTATACCGTACTGAATTCCTCTTTATGGATCGTGAGCAACTTCCAACGGAAGAAGAACAGTTTATTGCTTATAAAGAAGTTGTTGAAGCAATGAATGGTCGCTTAGTAGTATTACGTACAATGGATATTGGTGGTGATAAAGATTTACCTTATTTAGATTTACCAAAAGAAATGAACCCATTCCTAGGGTGGCGTGCAATTCGTATTGCGTTAGACCGTCGTGAAATTTTAAATGCACAATTAAGAGCGGTATTGCGAGCTTCAGCATTTGGTAAATTAGCGGTAATGTTTCCGATGATTATTTCTGTAGAGGAAATTCGTGAATTAAAAGGCGTGATTGATACTTTAAAACAAGAATTACGTGATGAAGGCAAAGCATTTGATGAAAATATTCAAATTGGTGTGATGGTAGAAACGCCATCTGCGGCAGTCAATGCAAAATTCTTAGCAAAAGAAGTTGATTTCTTTAGTATCGGTACTAACGATTTAACACAATATACTTTAGCTGTAGATCGTGGAAATGAATTAATTTCTCATTTATA encodes:
- the orn gene encoding oligoribonuclease, coding for MQLDRQNLIWIDLEMTGLDPEKERIIEIATIVTDKNLNILAEGPVLAVHQSDELLRKMSEWCTKTHTENGLVERVKNSKLTERAAELQTIDFLKKWVPKGVSPICGNSVSQDKRFLFKYMPELADYFHYRHLDVSTLKELASRWKPEVLKGFQKKNTHLALDDIRESIAELAYYREYFINLKDQ
- the ptsI gene encoding phosphoenolpyruvate-protein phosphotransferase PtsI; this encodes MISGIPASPGIVFGKALVLKEEKIVLDMQKISEDQIDAEIARFYRGREAAIEQLNSIRDRAFASLGEDKAAIFEGHLMILEDEELEEEILDYMRSNKVNAGVAASKIIDQQVAMLSEIDDEYLRERAGDIRDIGNRLIKNILGMHIVDLGDINEEAILVAYDLTPSETAQLNLDKVLGFITDIGGRTSHTSIMARSLELPAIVGTNNVTEQVNTGDYLILDAVNNVVYVNPKQEEIDRLKAQERKLAEEKAELAKLKDLPALTLDGHRVDVVANIGTIRDVEGADRNGAEGVGLYRTEFLFMDREQLPTEEEQFIAYKEVVEAMNGRLVVLRTMDIGGDKDLPYLDLPKEMNPFLGWRAIRIALDRREILNAQLRAVLRASAFGKLAVMFPMIISVEEIRELKGVIDTLKQELRDEGKAFDENIQIGVMVETPSAAVNAKFLAKEVDFFSIGTNDLTQYTLAVDRGNELISHLYNPMSPSVLGLIKQVIDASHAEGKWTGMCGELAGDEKATILLLGMGLDEFSMSAISVPRIKKLIRNVNYEDAKELATKALEKPTATEIEQLVEDFLVEKALN
- the hflX gene encoding ribosome rescue GTPase HflX, which produces MLNNTIPSAVDFDEESTALLSETSSSPDSTSADKAIIVHCFLSQNRNKDDLAEFELLAESAQVEIVSIITTSRATPQAKYFVGQGKADEIADTVKLHNANVILVNHSLTPAQTRNLESLCQCRVVDRTGVILDIFAQRARSHEGKLQVELAQLKHLSTRLVRRKTGLDQQKGAVGLRGPGETQLETDRRLIKVRIAQLQARLAKVEKQRNQNRQTRQKADIPTISLVGYTNAGKSTLFNAITQANVYAADQLFATLDPTLRRLQLQDVGTTILADTVGFIRHLPHDLVSAFKSTLQETTEASLLLHVIDCAEPRKLENIAAVDEVLVEIKANEIPILLVYNKIDQLEGVEPHIEYDEENKPNAVYISASSGKGIDLLFDAIRQRLKNEILSLSLTLATYAGKLRHYLYQLDCIRKEDINEQGEFLLEIQIDKVEWLKLVKQFPELASIN
- the miaA gene encoding tRNA (adenosine(37)-N6)-dimethylallyltransferase MiaA, which encodes MSKKPLAIFLMGPTASGKTDLAIQLYQELPVEVISVDSALIYKGMDIGTAKPSAEELALAPHRLIDICDPAESYSAANFRTDALREMQDITAQGKIPLLVGGTMLYYKALIEGLSPLPSANEKVRSEIEEKAAKLGWATLHQELAMIDPISAQRINQNDSQRINRALEVFYLTGKSLTELTEQKGESLPYEIIQFAITPKDRYVLHDRIALRFHKMIELGFQQEVEKLYQRPDLHPDLPSIRCVGYRQMWEYLRGDYDYEEMIFRGICATRQLAKRQITWLRGWKYPIEWLDSLAPEKAKQKVLSAVKERENSQP
- the ptsH gene encoding phosphocarrier protein Hpr, producing the protein MYSKDVEIIAPSGLHTRPAAQFVKEAKAFASDITVTSAGKSASAKSLFKLQTLALTQGTVITISAEGEDEQKAVDHLVALIPTLE
- a CDS encoding N-acetylmuramoyl-L-alanine amidase, translating into MKKLNFISLCFAFLLCFVNFAYANTVWTIAIDPGHGGTDPGAISRNLKMYEKNVTLSIARELKLLLDKDPNFKGVLTRKSDYFISVPKRSEIARKQKANFLVSIHADSNLSANLRGASVWVLSNRRANSEMGQWLEDHEKRSELLGGAGTVLSTHNDKYLDQTVLDLQFGHSQRVGYELGSIVLKHFAKITTLNRSTPQHASLGVLRSPDIPSILVETGFLSNPEEEKKLSTIAYRKKVAYMIYESLVEYRRKNVPQPIKNTSKEREITHQDKSTIQDSGVRHKVKSGETLNGVAKKYNVKANDIQSLNKLKRRELWIGETLKIPGEVKTEKAANKTEKNTTKTEQPTKTQANKTKENKTNNKHNDKVNEQKTDIPKYHRVKAGQTLYSIARDYQIPPAKLLALNPKLKNGKVLTGQNIKLRE
- the hfq gene encoding RNA chaperone Hfq translates to MAKGQSLQDPYLNALRRERIPVSIYLVNGIKLQGQIESFDQFVILLKNTVNQMVYKHAISTVVPARSVSHHNNNSNQHHSQQAQDQQTDVKEQSE
- the rsgA gene encoding small ribosomal subunit biogenesis GTPase RsgA; its protein translation is MSKRKLTQNQKRRIQSNNEKALHRHQRREKKEIEWQDDMLGESQDGIVVTRYSVHADVENAQGEIFRCNLRRTLSSLVVGDRVVWRQGNQQLQGVSGVIEAIKPRQNEITRPDYYDGLKVIAANIDRIIIVSAVLPTLSLNIIDRYLVICETANIPAVIVVNKVDLLTDEARKEVEEQLKIYEKIGYQTMMISAMSGENMEKLTALFNNSTSILVGQSGVGKSSLINHILPEVNAHVGDISENSGLGQHTTTSSRLYHLNQGGNLIDSPGIREFGLWHLEQDQITKGYREFQYFLGTCKFRDCKHLNDPGCALREAVEQGKIHSVRFDNYHRLIASLNETKSQRYFSIE
- the mutL gene encoding DNA mismatch repair endonuclease MutL produces the protein MPIRVLPPQLANQIAAGEVVERPASVVKELVENSLDAGATRIQIDIEQGGSGLIRIRDNGVGIPKTELSLALARHATSKISCLDDLDCILSLGFRGEALASISSVSRLTLTSRTTDQNEAWQVYAQGRDMDTTIVPASHPVGTTVEVANLFFNTPARRKFLRTDKTEFAHIDEVIRRIALAKSHIQFILTHNGKTIRHYKSAVNDTQKLKRISAICGEDFVQNALQIEWRHDDLHLSGWVALPHFSRTQNDLNYCYINGRMVRDKVINHAIRQAYSEHLHNDQYPAFVLFLDLNPNDVDVNVHPTKHEVRFHQQRLIHDFICQGISNALASEQANLTFHDTIQEPAPSWQVASSIKPNRAAAGQNVFATSSNHSYKNNISSKFTENRPHFAQQWQHLQPTKQELQAYDELLNTEKTEKPVYTHATSLYAKTEEEKSNLISTNQTTVVNISVSNVTAQTSPILFNQNAFLRTLALVENRALLLQQQQHFYLLPVQKLQHLNIKLTLQEPPVLQQPLLIPVIFRLNDKEFAHWQQQQDFFTQVGFEFVENPQQKRLTLNKVPSCLRQQNLQQCVLSLLATPSEEFSHFLTALCQSLQLPEINVFADAVTLLTSTEQRLSSKQTEHLQSLLIPIDWQHYLAQI
- the tsaE gene encoding tRNA (adenosine(37)-N6)-threonylcarbamoyltransferase complex ATPase subunit type 1 TsaE, which codes for MTDLSHYTQYIPDETAMCAFGADLVNAICKLPSSNAITFYLNGDLGAGKTTLSRGIIQALGHQGNVKSPTYTLVEEYHLPQKTVYHFDLYRLSDPEELEFMGIRDYFNQNCLCLIEWSEKGKGLLAEPDIIINIAYADNARNISLIAQSIQGEQIIKTLQQHKLQNTL